From the genome of Halorussus caseinilyticus, one region includes:
- a CDS encoding DUF5795 family protein codes for MADNRVVQGRMVTPESLAELVEGEDVMDAEAIEETDRECPDCGGDVLEVGYMPSVTEFVTGWKCQDCDWSETDRE; via the coding sequence ATGGCCGACAACCGCGTCGTGCAGGGTCGCATGGTGACGCCCGAGAGCCTCGCCGAACTCGTCGAGGGCGAAGACGTGATGGACGCAGAAGCCATCGAGGAGACCGACCGCGAGTGCCCCGACTGCGGCGGCGACGTTCTCGAAGTGGGCTACATGCCGAGCGTGACCGAGTTCGTCACCGGGTGGAAGTGCCAAGACTGCGATTGGTCCGAGACCGACCGCGAGTAA
- the dinB gene encoding DNA polymerase IV: protein MTGGGSRLPGTPDEEGDDPIVLHVDMDCFYAACERRRDPELEGEPVVVGMGYEGGETHGAVATASYEAREYGVESAQAISTALERLPRKADADDPDSDADPDDTGHYRPVDMDYYEAVSAEVKEILHESAEVVREVSIDEAYLDVTDRTGWEVAEGFARHVKHRIDREVGVTASVGVAPNMATAKIASDFDKPDGLVVVEPGEVRDFLAPLDAGEIHGVGPVTARELRGMGIDTAADLAAADRGELEARFGERGAEMHRRARGEDDREVTPRGRPKSLSRESAFTEATDDDEEKRDRIRTLAEAVADRARRKGAMYRTIGIKAVTPPYDVNTRAKSLPGPVEDPRLVEEVALELFGEFDGEAVRKVGVRVSNLSFADGEQASLGDRWGSGEVETEPTASETDDGQRSLGEQWETDRGESGEGDGDAAAGPDAARDGQLSLEAEWDAAASDGSEAADGDGETDSATDVTLDAFAESGGSDSGGDDSDTVAEDPDSTGGADGQVPLGDFG, encoded by the coding sequence ATGACTGGAGGTGGGTCGCGCCTGCCGGGGACGCCCGACGAAGAGGGCGACGACCCAATCGTCCTCCACGTGGACATGGACTGCTTCTACGCGGCCTGCGAGCGCCGCCGGGACCCCGAGTTGGAGGGCGAACCCGTCGTCGTCGGGATGGGCTACGAGGGCGGCGAGACCCACGGCGCGGTCGCCACCGCGAGCTACGAGGCCCGCGAGTACGGCGTCGAGAGCGCCCAAGCCATCAGTACCGCGCTGGAGCGTCTGCCCCGGAAGGCGGACGCCGACGACCCCGATTCGGACGCCGACCCCGACGACACGGGCCACTACCGGCCGGTGGACATGGACTACTACGAGGCGGTGAGCGCGGAGGTCAAGGAGATTCTCCACGAGTCGGCCGAGGTGGTCCGGGAGGTCAGCATCGACGAGGCGTACCTCGACGTGACCGACCGGACCGGGTGGGAGGTCGCCGAGGGGTTCGCCCGCCACGTCAAACACCGCATCGACCGCGAGGTGGGCGTCACCGCCAGCGTGGGAGTCGCGCCGAACATGGCGACGGCGAAAATCGCCAGCGACTTCGACAAGCCCGACGGCTTGGTCGTGGTGGAACCCGGCGAGGTCCGGGACTTCTTGGCACCGCTCGACGCGGGCGAGATTCACGGCGTCGGCCCGGTCACGGCCCGCGAGTTGCGCGGGATGGGCATCGACACCGCGGCGGACCTCGCGGCGGCAGACCGGGGAGAACTCGAAGCCCGGTTCGGCGAACGCGGCGCGGAGATGCACCGCCGCGCCCGCGGCGAGGACGACCGGGAGGTCACGCCGAGAGGCCGCCCGAAGAGTCTCTCGCGGGAGTCGGCGTTCACCGAAGCGACCGACGACGACGAGGAAAAGCGCGACCGGATTCGGACCCTCGCGGAGGCGGTGGCCGACCGCGCCCGCCGGAAGGGAGCGATGTATCGGACCATCGGCATCAAGGCCGTGACGCCGCCCTACGACGTGAACACCCGCGCGAAGTCGCTTCCGGGACCCGTCGAGGACCCCAGACTGGTCGAGGAAGTCGCACTGGAGTTGTTCGGCGAGTTCGACGGCGAGGCGGTCCGGAAGGTGGGCGTCAGGGTCTCGAACCTCTCGTTCGCCGACGGCGAGCAGGCGAGTCTCGGCGACAGGTGGGGGTCCGGCGAGGTCGAAACGGAACCCACGGCGTCCGAAACCGACGACGGCCAGCGTTCGCTCGGCGAACAGTGGGAGACCGACCGCGGCGAGTCCGGGGAGGGGGACGGAGACGCGGCGGCGGGGCCGGACGCCGCCCGCGACGGCCAGTTGTCGCTGGAGGCCGAGTGGGACGCGGCCGCCTCCGACGGGTCGGAGGCGGCCGACGGGGACGGCGAGACCGATTCGGCGACCGATGTCACCCTCGACGCCTTCGCCGAGTCCGGGGGTTCCGACTCGGGCGGCGACGACTCCGATACCGTCGCGGAGGACCCCGACTCGACGGGTGGCGCGGACGGACAGGTGCCGCTCGGCGACTTCGGATAG
- a CDS encoding DUF5794 domain-containing protein: MSSSQHPVALRLEQQVGGATKLLATVMGLPLVDGIFPALVLAGGVETLAGVLQVGLLVFGGSATVAVILAEMDGTPREQAASVLVVGVGIVAVAAVEAAFAPTIESVLHTETFERFAALVMLAIAAKTASSRVGEYLPRPAVIVGLGMIASFQPSGFTVATVDHALILKATAAAGSGVAFALAVALTSPWLRGVVDIDRFRFGSAVALGVLPLSLLGFAPGRAPLAVLAVTSLLAFDPNSAEEAEPDETDEDDETTAAAEAMAAEISNPADPSNPAGSQAVATDGSGGSESDDAGYGYPGEEDGDEREPWL; this comes from the coding sequence ATGAGTAGTTCACAACATCCGGTCGCTCTTCGCCTAGAGCAACAGGTAGGTGGCGCGACCAAGTTGCTGGCGACCGTCATGGGTCTGCCGCTGGTAGACGGTATCTTCCCGGCGCTCGTCCTCGCGGGCGGCGTCGAGACGCTCGCGGGCGTCCTTCAAGTCGGCCTGCTGGTCTTCGGCGGGAGCGCGACCGTCGCGGTCATCCTCGCCGAGATGGACGGCACGCCCCGCGAACAGGCGGCGTCGGTGCTGGTAGTCGGCGTCGGCATCGTCGCCGTCGCCGCCGTCGAAGCGGCGTTCGCGCCGACCATCGAGAGCGTGCTTCACACCGAGACGTTCGAGCGATTCGCCGCGCTCGTCATGCTGGCCATCGCCGCCAAGACCGCGAGTTCGCGGGTCGGCGAGTATCTGCCCCGCCCGGCGGTCATCGTCGGCTTGGGCATGATAGCCAGCTTCCAGCCCTCGGGATTCACCGTGGCGACGGTCGATCACGCGCTCATCCTGAAGGCGACTGCGGCGGCCGGGTCCGGCGTCGCGTTCGCGCTGGCCGTCGCGCTGACCTCGCCGTGGCTTCGCGGTGTCGTGGACATAGACCGCTTCCGGTTCGGGAGCGCCGTCGCGCTGGGCGTCCTGCCGCTGAGTCTGCTCGGGTTCGCGCCCGGACGCGCGCCGCTGGCGGTCCTCGCCGTCACCAGTCTGCTCGCGTTCGACCCCAACTCGGCCGAGGAAGCCGAACCCGACGAGACCGACGAGGACGACGAGACGACCGCCGCCGCGGAAGCGATGGCGGCCGAAATCTCGAACCCCGCCGACCCCTCGAACCCCGCCGGTTCGCAGGCGGTCGCTACCGATGGCTCGGGCGGGTCCGAGTCCGACGACGCGGGCTACGGCTACCCCGGCGAGGAAGACGGCGACGAGCGCGAACCGTGGCTGTGA
- a CDS encoding DMT family transporter, whose protein sequence is MSRARDIAAFLLMALLFGGAFPAIEVGLRSLPPLLLAGVRYGVSGALLLGYALVRTDDWRPRVRADFAAVLAGGVFFIGGSGLTFVGQQYTTAGTAAVVFSAIPILTVVVGHVLLPGERVSRRGAVGLVVGVVGVAIVVRPESGGSKLGAGLVGEVLVFLAALSVTLGTVLVRRSDPPMPVVALTGWSMVLGAVIQVALGVAVGESFASARFDPAAVLALAYLAVLASGVGFVVYFDLLSRVGPLEVNLVSYLVPVVSVVVGWVLLGEPVSPSTLAGFGVIVAGFALLKDRELAAELAKYRGAAR, encoded by the coding sequence GTGTCCCGCGCCCGCGACATCGCCGCCTTCCTGCTGATGGCGCTCCTGTTCGGCGGAGCGTTCCCCGCCATCGAGGTCGGCCTGCGCTCGCTCCCGCCGCTTCTGCTCGCCGGGGTTCGGTACGGCGTCTCCGGCGCGCTACTGCTCGGTTACGCCCTCGTTCGGACCGACGACTGGCGGCCCCGCGTCCGGGCCGACTTCGCGGCGGTGCTGGCGGGCGGCGTCTTCTTCATCGGCGGGAGCGGCCTGACCTTCGTCGGCCAGCAGTACACCACTGCGGGGACCGCGGCGGTCGTCTTCAGCGCGATTCCTATTCTGACAGTCGTGGTCGGCCACGTCCTGCTCCCCGGCGAACGCGTCTCCCGGCGCGGCGCGGTGGGTCTCGTGGTCGGGGTCGTCGGAGTCGCAATCGTGGTCCGACCCGAATCGGGCGGGTCGAAGCTCGGCGCGGGTCTGGTCGGCGAGGTGCTGGTCTTCCTCGCGGCACTCAGCGTCACCCTCGGGACGGTGCTGGTCCGCCGGAGCGACCCGCCGATGCCGGTGGTGGCGCTGACCGGGTGGTCGATGGTACTCGGCGCGGTGATACAGGTCGCGCTGGGCGTGGCCGTCGGCGAATCGTTCGCGTCGGCTCGCTTCGACCCGGCGGCGGTCCTCGCGCTGGCGTACCTCGCGGTGCTGGCCAGCGGCGTCGGGTTCGTGGTCTACTTCGACCTGCTCTCGCGGGTCGGACCGCTGGAGGTGAATCTGGTGTCGTATCTCGTGCCGGTGGTCTCGGTCGTCGTCGGGTGGGTGTTGCTCGGCGAACCCGTCTCCCCCTCGACGCTCGCGGGGTTCGGCGTCATCGTCGCGGGGTTCGCCCTCCTGAAAGACCGGGAACTGGCCGCGGAGTTGGCGAAGTATCGCGGCGCGGCGCGGTGA
- the guaB gene encoding IMP dehydrogenase — translation MEKDSQRRGQFTDKLRVPEALTFDDVLLRPKESRVEPDEADVSTRVSTNVEVNVPILSAAMDTVTESEMAIAMARQGGLGVLHRNLDVDEAAAEVERVKRADELVIRDVVTADPDQTVREVDTMMERKGVSGAPVTDEEGDVLGIISGTDIRPYLEVGESDEVREAMTDEVVTAGEDVTAREALELMYEHKIERVPIVDDDGHLTGLVTMQGILQRREYGNAARDEGGHLRVGVAVGPFETDRAVTVDEAGADVLFIDCAHAHNLNVIDGAREIQESVEADVVVGNVGTREAAEDVVDFADGIKVGIGPGSICTTRVVSGAGMPQITAIAEVADVAADEDVPVIADGGIRYSGDAIKAIAAGADAVMLGSYFAGTDEAPGRVITVDGKKYKQYRGMGSVGAMQSGDGDRYLKDEPDEDEEYVPEGVEAAEPYKGSLESELHQLVGGMQSGMGYVGAETIPAFKQRSEFVRVSSAGQTEGHPHDVMITDEAPNYSPSE, via the coding sequence ATGGAAAAAGACTCTCAGCGGAGAGGCCAGTTCACCGACAAGCTCCGCGTGCCCGAGGCACTGACCTTCGACGACGTACTTTTGCGACCGAAGGAGAGTCGCGTCGAACCCGACGAGGCCGACGTTTCGACCCGCGTCTCGACCAACGTCGAGGTCAACGTCCCGATTCTCTCGGCCGCGATGGACACCGTGACCGAGAGCGAGATGGCTATCGCCATGGCCCGACAGGGCGGACTCGGCGTCCTCCACCGTAATCTGGACGTTGACGAGGCCGCCGCCGAGGTCGAACGCGTCAAGCGCGCGGACGAACTCGTCATCCGCGACGTGGTGACGGCCGACCCCGACCAGACCGTCCGCGAGGTGGACACGATGATGGAGCGAAAGGGCGTCTCGGGCGCGCCCGTCACCGACGAGGAGGGCGACGTGTTGGGCATCATCTCGGGCACCGACATCCGACCCTACCTCGAAGTCGGCGAGAGCGACGAGGTGCGCGAGGCGATGACCGACGAAGTTGTCACCGCGGGCGAGGACGTGACCGCCCGCGAAGCCCTCGAACTCATGTACGAACACAAAATCGAGCGCGTCCCCATCGTTGACGACGACGGCCACCTGACCGGACTCGTCACGATGCAGGGCATCCTCCAGCGCAGGGAGTACGGCAACGCCGCCCGCGACGAGGGCGGCCACCTGCGCGTCGGCGTGGCCGTCGGTCCCTTCGAGACCGACCGCGCAGTCACCGTGGACGAGGCGGGTGCGGACGTACTCTTTATCGACTGTGCGCACGCGCACAACCTCAACGTCATCGACGGCGCGCGCGAGATTCAGGAGTCCGTCGAGGCCGACGTGGTGGTCGGCAACGTCGGAACCCGAGAGGCCGCCGAGGACGTGGTGGACTTCGCCGACGGCATCAAGGTCGGCATCGGACCGGGGTCCATCTGCACGACGCGAGTCGTCTCCGGCGCGGGCATGCCCCAGATTACGGCCATCGCGGAAGTCGCCGACGTTGCCGCCGACGAGGACGTGCCGGTCATCGCCGACGGCGGCATCCGATACTCGGGCGACGCCATCAAAGCAATCGCCGCGGGCGCTGACGCGGTGATGCTCGGGTCGTACTTCGCGGGCACCGACGAAGCGCCGGGCCGGGTCATCACCGTGGACGGCAAAAAGTACAAGCAGTACCGCGGCATGGGGTCGGTCGGCGCGATGCAGTCGGGCGACGGCGACCGCTACCTCAAGGACGAACCCGACGAGGACGAGGAGTACGTCCCCGAGGGCGTCGAGGCGGCCGAACCCTACAAGGGGAGCCTCGAAAGCGAACTTCACCAACTCGTCGGCGGGATGCAGTCGGGCATGGGCTACGTCGGCGCGGAAACGATTCCGGCGTTCAAGCAACGTAGCGAGTTCGTCCGGGTCTCCTCGGCGGGCCAGACCGAGGGCCACCCCCACGACGTGATGATTACCGACGAAGCGCCGAACTACAGTCCCAGCGAATAA